In one window of Hevea brasiliensis isolate MT/VB/25A 57/8 chromosome 10, ASM3005281v1, whole genome shotgun sequence DNA:
- the LOC110656514 gene encoding protein CURVATURE THYLAKOID 1D, chloroplastic isoform X1 — protein sequence MELCTTQSLSNLPKIFTANPTLLLSKTPLTLRQPQILLSGRRHSLFLSLPRATTPEESSSRASLFATEERDSAVVVEVDPPSEKKVYNESSATEAPLDESPVDEQVNDFLANIKLDSEDTYSILLYGGGALVALWLALSVVSAIDSIPLFPKLMEVVGLGYTIWFTTRYLLFKKSRDELAAKVEELKQDVLGSSDD from the exons ATGGAGCTGTGTACTACCCAATCCCTCTCTAATCTTCCCAAAATTTTCACCGCAAACCCTACTCTCCTCCTCTCCAAAACCCCCCTAACTCTCCGGCAACCACAAATCCTTCTTTCCGGCCGCCGCCATTCCC TATTTCTCTCATTACCAAGAGCAACGACACCTGAGGAATCTTCGAGCCGAGCAAGTCTTTTTGCCACCGAAGAACGAGACAGTGCAGTGGTAGTAGAAGTTGACCCTCCAAGCGAAAAGAAAGTGTACAATGAGAGCAGCGCAACTGAAGCGCCTCTGGACGAATCTCCTGTAGATGAACAAGTAAATGATTTTTTGGCAAATATTAAG TTAGACTCTGAAGATACCTATTCTATTCTGTTGTATGGTGGTGGTGCGCTTGTTGCTCTGTGGTTAGCATTATCTGTTGTTAGTGCCATCGATTCTATTCCATTG TTTCCTAAGTTGATGGAAGTTGTGGGTCTTGGTTACACCATCTGGTTCACTACCCGCTATTTGCTATTTAAG AAAAGTAGGGATGAGTTGGCTGCTAAAGTTGAAGAGCTTAAGCAAGATGTCCTTGGATCCAGCGACGATTGA
- the LOC110656514 gene encoding protein CURVATURE THYLAKOID 1D, chloroplastic isoform X2, which translates to MELCTTQSLSNLPKIFTANPTLLLSKTPLTLRQPQILLSGRRHSLPRATTPEESSSRASLFATEERDSAVVVEVDPPSEKKVYNESSATEAPLDESPVDEQVNDFLANIKLDSEDTYSILLYGGGALVALWLALSVVSAIDSIPLFPKLMEVVGLGYTIWFTTRYLLFKKSRDELAAKVEELKQDVLGSSDD; encoded by the exons ATGGAGCTGTGTACTACCCAATCCCTCTCTAATCTTCCCAAAATTTTCACCGCAAACCCTACTCTCCTCCTCTCCAAAACCCCCCTAACTCTCCGGCAACCACAAATCCTTCTTTCCGGCCGCCGCCATTCCC TACCAAGAGCAACGACACCTGAGGAATCTTCGAGCCGAGCAAGTCTTTTTGCCACCGAAGAACGAGACAGTGCAGTGGTAGTAGAAGTTGACCCTCCAAGCGAAAAGAAAGTGTACAATGAGAGCAGCGCAACTGAAGCGCCTCTGGACGAATCTCCTGTAGATGAACAAGTAAATGATTTTTTGGCAAATATTAAG TTAGACTCTGAAGATACCTATTCTATTCTGTTGTATGGTGGTGGTGCGCTTGTTGCTCTGTGGTTAGCATTATCTGTTGTTAGTGCCATCGATTCTATTCCATTG TTTCCTAAGTTGATGGAAGTTGTGGGTCTTGGTTACACCATCTGGTTCACTACCCGCTATTTGCTATTTAAG AAAAGTAGGGATGAGTTGGCTGCTAAAGTTGAAGAGCTTAAGCAAGATGTCCTTGGATCCAGCGACGATTGA